A window of the Dyadobacter pollutisoli genome harbors these coding sequences:
- a CDS encoding Txe/YoeB family addiction module toxin, whose amino-acid sequence MIYTLIFSDKAKEDLQFLKRSEPQAYKKARLLIEELAEHPKTGRGKPQLKKHNLAGLYARKITDKHRLLYSVNDHTITVDIISSKGHYDDK is encoded by the coding sequence GTGATATATACCCTCATTTTTTCAGATAAAGCAAAAGAAGATTTACAGTTTCTTAAAAGGTCTGAACCACAAGCGTATAAGAAAGCAAGGTTATTAATCGAAGAGCTTGCAGAACATCCTAAAACAGGGCGAGGAAAACCGCAGCTTAAAAAGCATAATCTCGCAGGATTATATGCAAGAAAGATAACCGACAAACACAGACTTCTATATTCGGTGAATGATCATACCATTACAGTAGACATTATTTCCTCAAAAGGTCACTACGACGATAAATAG
- a CDS encoding dipeptidase — MKRRDVIKSLTLLPVAGNILSKKSLSSAPIAGKGLSLNPGRKPVPDLHRDAFVMDGHTHVMSRELIMKTDIGQRYTDGTVDLPRAKEGGLDAMFFSVYTPENYYPGRFEIKNTFRVVNLALDQIKKNESMIELALTAADIERINKKGKMAAFLDLEGGYDLYGDLDLLRALYRLGLRSMQLTAHSTTNAFIDACNDVYTWGGINDHGKAVIKEMNDLGMVINVAHASNDAIIQSVAASRHPVIYSHGGFHKIVDHPRCITDEAAKAIASKGGVIGVHFGSLFNNPKYWAWQKANNPTRVQPNPQPKTPRILTSQNTTQTIEDVDKEFARELPFTFKGTIPDEYWMHVDQLAKVIDYGVKLVGEDHIALGSDLDGGPELPREIKDISDFPQITMAMQKLGYSDHRIKKILGLNWLRVIRQVTEGK, encoded by the coding sequence ATGAAACGCCGAGACGTTATTAAGAGCCTGACACTTTTGCCGGTCGCCGGCAATATTCTTTCCAAAAAATCACTTTCATCTGCTCCTATTGCTGGAAAAGGCCTTTCGTTGAATCCTGGCAGAAAACCAGTGCCTGACCTGCATCGCGACGCATTTGTAATGGACGGGCATACGCATGTCATGAGCCGCGAGCTGATAATGAAAACAGATATCGGCCAGCGTTATACAGATGGAACCGTCGATCTCCCCAGGGCTAAGGAAGGTGGACTCGACGCGATGTTCTTTTCGGTTTATACGCCTGAAAATTATTATCCGGGCAGGTTCGAGATCAAAAATACTTTCCGTGTGGTAAACCTTGCGCTCGACCAAATTAAGAAAAACGAGTCAATGATCGAGCTGGCGCTTACGGCTGCTGACATTGAACGTATTAATAAAAAAGGCAAAATGGCTGCTTTCCTTGATCTGGAAGGCGGTTATGATTTATATGGCGACCTGGACCTGCTACGTGCATTGTACAGACTTGGCCTGCGCTCCATGCAACTCACCGCTCACAGTACCACAAATGCGTTTATTGACGCCTGCAACGACGTGTACACCTGGGGCGGCATTAATGATCATGGAAAAGCGGTGATCAAGGAGATGAACGATCTCGGTATGGTCATCAATGTGGCCCACGCATCTAATGACGCCATTATTCAATCGGTAGCTGCCAGCCGTCATCCGGTGATATATAGTCATGGCGGCTTTCACAAGATTGTGGATCATCCTCGCTGTATTACCGACGAAGCTGCCAAAGCGATAGCTTCAAAGGGAGGTGTGATCGGCGTACATTTCGGAAGCCTTTTCAACAACCCCAAATACTGGGCGTGGCAGAAAGCGAACAATCCAACCAGGGTACAGCCCAATCCTCAGCCAAAAACACCAAGGATTCTTACCTCCCAGAATACCACGCAAACCATTGAAGACGTAGATAAGGAATTCGCCCGTGAGCTTCCCTTTACGTTCAAAGGGACCATTCCTGACGAGTATTGGATGCATGTGGATCAGCTGGCGAAGGTGATCGATTATGGTGTAAAGTTAGTCGGTGAGGACCATATCGCATTGGGTTCTGATTTAGACGGTGGACCTGAACTGCCTCGGGAAATTAAAGACATTAGTGATTTTCCGCAGATCACCATGGCCATGCAAAAGCTGGGTTATAGCGATCACCGGATCAAAAAAATCCTCGGCTTAAACTGGCTCCGTGTAATCCGGCAGGTAACTGAGGGGAAGTGA
- a CDS encoding esterase-like activity of phytase family protein, which produces MKILLHSSLSIIASALILGSCTDHDLPAETYPEKAEASNPSLLTEVNGVKVYNGGFGSSIVQDPNDHAAFYLLTDRGPNIDGSVANSKVFASPGFVPQIGKFRLIGDQLVLEKTILLKNENGNNLTGLPNPAGFGSSGETALDVMGNTLPNSVDGIDSEGLAMAADGTFWVSDEYGPHLVHFDATGKTIERINPFGNGKGGRKIPLVFAKRRPNRGMEGLTITPDGKTLVGIMQFPLYNPSSPAITGSLVTRILAYDIATGESKQYVYLIDKANLQANSEIAAISNTTFLVLERDGEYATNANKSTVIKKVYKIDLSAATDISDPANTENGKLFGGLTVEQLKDASTLSANGITPVTKTLVADLMTDIPSLYPHDKAEGIAIINSTTIAIANDDDFGVVGVGTYMSKILPSTGAVDRNTIYFVKLKQPLW; this is translated from the coding sequence ATGAAAATCCTTTTACATTCTTCCCTTAGCATTATCGCTTCGGCATTGATCTTGGGTAGTTGTACAGACCACGATCTTCCGGCAGAAACTTATCCCGAAAAAGCAGAGGCGTCCAACCCTTCGCTGCTCACGGAGGTAAATGGCGTGAAGGTCTACAATGGCGGCTTTGGATCGTCAATCGTCCAGGATCCCAATGATCACGCTGCATTTTATTTGCTCACGGACAGAGGCCCTAACATTGATGGTAGTGTTGCAAACTCCAAAGTATTCGCGTCACCTGGCTTTGTTCCTCAGATCGGCAAATTCAGACTGATTGGCGATCAATTGGTCTTGGAGAAAACCATCTTGCTAAAAAATGAAAACGGAAACAACCTTACCGGACTTCCAAACCCTGCTGGCTTCGGATCTAGCGGCGAAACGGCACTGGATGTGATGGGTAATACATTGCCAAACAGCGTGGACGGGATAGATTCGGAAGGACTGGCCATGGCAGCTGATGGTACTTTCTGGGTGAGTGATGAGTATGGTCCGCATTTGGTCCATTTTGACGCGACGGGAAAAACCATTGAAAGGATCAACCCATTCGGAAATGGTAAAGGCGGACGGAAAATACCTCTGGTTTTCGCCAAAAGAAGACCAAATCGTGGTATGGAGGGTCTTACGATCACGCCAGACGGGAAAACATTGGTTGGGATTATGCAATTCCCCCTTTACAATCCATCCTCGCCCGCGATAACCGGCTCATTGGTAACGCGTATACTAGCTTACGACATAGCAACTGGCGAAAGCAAACAGTATGTGTACCTGATCGACAAAGCCAACTTACAGGCAAACAGTGAAATCGCTGCCATTAGCAACACCACTTTCCTGGTACTCGAACGTGACGGGGAGTATGCTACCAATGCCAATAAATCCACGGTGATCAAAAAAGTGTACAAAATAGACTTGTCAGCCGCGACTGATATCAGCGATCCGGCCAACACTGAAAATGGAAAGCTTTTTGGTGGATTGACCGTAGAGCAGTTGAAAGATGCTTCAACACTATCAGCAAATGGAATTACTCCTGTTACCAAAACGCTGGTCGCTGACCTGATGACGGATATACCATCTTTGTATCCACACGACAAAGCAGAAGGGATTGCCATCATCAATTCGACCACGATTGCTATCGCCAATGATGATGATTTCGGAGTAGTAGGGGTAGGTACATATATGTCTAAAATCCTTCCTTCAACCGGTGCTGTGGATCGGAACACGATCTACTTTGTTAAGTTGAAACAACCTCTTTGGTAG
- a CDS encoding alkaline phosphatase: protein MKRRDFFTNSAAGLAIGPLSLFGKQNGHNTLSKVKQGAKNIIFMVSDGMSTGTLNMADLLLKRKHGRESSWMKLYTEQTGHRAFMETSSSNALVTDSAAGSSAWGGGKKVPNGNLNVNADGSFNKPILQKFKEAGKSVGCVTSVTITHATPAGFCINNKSRGDESEIAAQYLDLKFDVMMGGGAEFFLTEKRKDKTDLFGAYEKAGYNVARDRNAMIALSDVSKPILGIFCEGALPYSLDTFENSELQKAVPSLAEMTSKTLELVSKNKKGFAIQIEGGKVDWAAHSNDAGGLLYDQIAFDEAIKVALDFAAKDKETLVIITTDHGNANPGLFGGDKQFDLLQKFKHTNNWILGDLKEIPSPSQLIERIEFAQGYAIKTAEAERLLALFGSKNEHGLYITNKPLFRELASIQTRYTGIGWAGMDHSADYVELAMFGPGSEHLKPFVKNTDLHNWMLDMTGTAKV from the coding sequence ATGAAAAGAAGGGACTTTTTTACAAATAGCGCCGCCGGCCTCGCCATCGGCCCATTGTCATTGTTTGGAAAACAAAATGGCCACAATACCTTATCCAAAGTAAAGCAAGGAGCGAAAAACATCATATTTATGGTCAGTGACGGGATGAGTACCGGAACCCTGAACATGGCCGACCTCCTTTTGAAACGTAAACACGGGCGCGAGAGCAGCTGGATGAAGTTATACACCGAGCAAACTGGTCATCGGGCGTTTATGGAAACTTCTTCATCGAATGCCCTGGTCACAGATTCAGCAGCGGGAAGCTCCGCCTGGGGAGGTGGCAAAAAAGTCCCGAACGGCAATTTGAATGTCAATGCCGACGGAAGTTTCAATAAACCTATTTTACAGAAATTTAAAGAGGCTGGTAAATCTGTGGGCTGCGTGACCTCGGTTACCATTACCCATGCCACTCCGGCCGGATTTTGCATTAACAATAAATCCAGGGGCGACGAGTCCGAAATAGCTGCTCAATACCTGGACCTGAAATTTGATGTCATGATGGGTGGTGGCGCGGAGTTCTTCCTGACTGAAAAGCGGAAAGACAAAACCGATCTTTTCGGCGCATACGAAAAAGCGGGATACAATGTGGCCCGCGATCGCAATGCAATGATCGCATTATCAGATGTAAGTAAGCCTATTCTGGGCATATTCTGCGAAGGCGCACTCCCATATTCATTGGATACATTCGAAAATAGTGAGCTACAAAAAGCCGTGCCTTCACTGGCAGAAATGACAAGTAAAACGCTTGAACTCGTATCTAAAAACAAAAAAGGATTTGCTATTCAGATCGAAGGCGGAAAGGTGGACTGGGCTGCCCATTCCAATGATGCCGGCGGACTTTTATATGATCAGATCGCATTCGATGAAGCCATCAAAGTTGCCCTGGATTTTGCTGCGAAAGACAAAGAAACACTTGTCATCATTACCACTGATCATGGTAATGCCAATCCCGGACTGTTTGGGGGCGATAAACAATTCGATTTGCTGCAAAAGTTTAAGCATACCAACAACTGGATCCTGGGCGATTTGAAAGAAATACCTTCACCGTCGCAGCTCATTGAGCGGATCGAGTTCGCGCAAGGCTACGCGATCAAAACCGCCGAAGCCGAAAGGCTCCTGGCCTTGTTTGGGTCAAAAAATGAGCATGGTCTTTACATTACCAATAAGCCGCTGTTCCGGGAACTGGCTTCTATACAAACTCGCTATACTGGCATTGGCTGGGCAGGAATGGACCATTCGGCCGACTATGTGGAGCTGGCCATGTTTGGCCCCGGAAGCGAACACCTCAAACCATTTGTCAAAAACACCGATTTGCACAATTGGATGCTGGACATGACGGGCACAGCAAAAGTCTGA
- a CDS encoding TonB-dependent receptor plug domain-containing protein yields the protein MKIRYGFFLSLFIASAYGQGSDSLRTELLSQVNITAGRTNEKSFQTAGSISVISSKAFQTYQPRTTPEALMGTTGVFVQKTTHGAGSPFLRGLTGNQTLILIDGIRLNNSTFRYGPNQYLNTIDPFTIDKIEVLRGGGSVAYGSDALGGTLQLLTASPSFSEKLAVHGKAVARYATGNMEKTLRAGVELTGSRAAFSGGVSIRNFGDLIGGDTTGKQSPSGYKDRAFDAKLLLGLSDSWTLTVAHQSVSQKHVPLYYRYKLENFALNEFNPQKRSLSYFKLKGTTSSKWASEISLTGSWQATNEGRLSRKNGSSSLRTETDKVQTSGLIFNVLSNITSFWNASSGIEIYNDLVKSKKVDQVTDGTPVTSRGLYPDDSKYLNYAVYSLHQLKLDSWQFSFGGRFNGFRIKVADEVLGKVSVKPQALVGNASISYLLHENSNFYTSFHSGFRAPNIDDMGTLGIVDFRYELPAYDLKPETSYNFEAGYKYHSGGLAVSVALFQNNLRNLITRVKVAGQKIDGIDVYRKENVERAYIRGGELEAEYVFSNSWKVYGAGAYNFGKNVTKNEPVRRIPPLNGRFGLEYRRNGWYARPEGWFADKQTRLAAGDAGDNRIPKGGTPGWVVLNLMTGYDAKHFALNAVVQNITNKDYRTHGSGINGVGRSLWLTWTGKF from the coding sequence ATGAAAATACGCTACGGTTTTTTTCTTTCTCTTTTCATCGCATCCGCCTATGGACAGGGCAGTGACTCGCTGCGTACCGAATTATTAAGTCAGGTTAACATTACTGCGGGCCGTACCAATGAAAAATCATTTCAAACCGCGGGTTCGATATCCGTTATTTCTTCCAAAGCTTTTCAAACATATCAGCCACGAACAACGCCGGAAGCCCTGATGGGAACGACCGGTGTTTTTGTTCAAAAGACCACCCACGGCGCAGGGTCGCCTTTTTTGCGTGGCCTGACTGGAAACCAGACACTCATCCTGATTGACGGTATTCGGCTGAACAACAGTACATTCCGCTATGGTCCGAACCAATATCTAAACACGATTGACCCATTCACCATTGATAAAATTGAAGTCCTGCGCGGTGGTGGCTCCGTTGCTTACGGCTCTGATGCATTGGGTGGTACCCTTCAATTGTTGACAGCTAGTCCTTCATTTTCGGAAAAACTGGCTGTACACGGTAAAGCGGTGGCACGGTATGCGACCGGCAATATGGAAAAAACACTGCGGGCGGGAGTGGAGCTCACGGGTTCCCGTGCCGCGTTCTCGGGTGGTGTTAGCATCCGTAATTTCGGGGACCTGATAGGTGGGGATACCACCGGTAAGCAATCTCCAAGTGGCTACAAAGATCGGGCTTTCGATGCCAAATTGCTTCTGGGGCTCAGTGATTCGTGGACGCTCACAGTTGCGCACCAATCGGTTTCTCAAAAACACGTGCCGCTTTATTACCGATACAAACTCGAAAACTTTGCATTGAATGAGTTCAATCCTCAAAAGCGTTCTTTGAGTTATTTCAAATTGAAAGGGACCACATCCAGCAAATGGGCTTCCGAAATATCGCTGACCGGCTCCTGGCAAGCCACCAATGAAGGCAGGCTTAGCCGTAAAAATGGCAGTAGCAGCCTTCGTACAGAGACGGATAAAGTACAGACATCCGGCCTGATTTTTAATGTACTATCTAACATTACTTCATTCTGGAACGCTAGTTCTGGAATTGAAATATATAATGATCTTGTAAAGAGTAAAAAGGTTGATCAGGTTACCGATGGTACTCCCGTTACAAGTCGCGGGCTCTATCCCGATGATAGCAAATACCTTAATTACGCGGTTTATTCGCTTCACCAGTTAAAGCTCGACTCCTGGCAGTTTTCGTTCGGTGGCCGGTTTAATGGTTTTCGAATAAAGGTTGCGGACGAAGTGCTGGGTAAAGTGTCTGTGAAGCCGCAGGCACTCGTTGGAAACGCATCTATCTCTTACTTGCTTCATGAAAATTCAAATTTTTATACATCTTTCCATTCAGGTTTCAGGGCACCGAATATTGATGATATGGGAACGCTCGGGATTGTTGATTTTCGCTATGAGTTGCCTGCCTACGATCTCAAACCTGAAACTTCGTATAACTTTGAAGCAGGTTACAAATACCATTCCGGCGGGTTAGCGGTGAGTGTGGCATTGTTCCAAAACAACCTGCGCAACTTGATCACACGCGTGAAGGTAGCGGGACAAAAAATTGATGGAATAGATGTGTACAGGAAAGAAAATGTAGAGCGCGCCTATATTCGTGGCGGTGAGCTTGAAGCCGAATATGTGTTCAGCAATAGTTGGAAAGTGTACGGGGCAGGAGCTTATAATTTTGGTAAAAATGTGACAAAAAATGAACCGGTACGACGCATTCCGCCATTGAATGGCCGGTTTGGATTGGAATACCGGAGGAATGGATGGTACGCCCGTCCCGAGGGCTGGTTTGCAGATAAGCAAACACGACTGGCGGCAGGAGATGCGGGCGATAACCGCATTCCGAAAGGGGGAACTCCCGGCTGGGTAGTATTGAATCTGATGACGGGTTACGATGCCAAACATTTTGCACTGAATGCTGTCGTACAAAATATCACGAACAAGGATTATCGCACGCACGGTTCGGGGATCAATGGCGTGGGCCGCAGCCTTTGGCTTACATGGACAGGCAAGTTTTAA
- a CDS encoding ester cyclase, with protein sequence MTTDKVAMTTHEVAARFNELAQQEKWFEIQDEFFADHVKSLDPPNSPYFGYAEGKAAVRKKGEDFVKRIEAAHRLYTSEPLVSGNHFAVGREKDLTVQGLGRIQISQIMLYEVKDGQIVSEQFFY encoded by the coding sequence ATGACAACTGACAAAGTAGCGATGACCACTCACGAAGTGGCGGCACGATTTAACGAGCTTGCTCAGCAAGAAAAATGGTTTGAAATTCAGGATGAGTTTTTTGCAGATCATGTAAAGAGTTTAGACCCACCCAATTCGCCCTATTTCGGTTATGCGGAAGGCAAAGCCGCTGTACGCAAAAAAGGCGAGGACTTTGTAAAACGGATCGAAGCCGCGCACCGGCTGTATACCTCAGAGCCTCTTGTGAGTGGTAATCACTTCGCTGTCGGAAGAGAGAAAGACCTTACCGTGCAGGGTTTGGGGAGGATACAGATCAGCCAAATCATGCTATATGAAGTGAAAGACGGCCAGATTGTGTCCGAGCAATTCTTTTATTAA
- a CDS encoding NADPH-dependent F420 reductase, whose amino-acid sequence MDIGIIGSGAVGSCLASKFVKLGHRVSIANSRGPASLKQLAKETGAEATTVEDAVKNKQVIIVSIPSKNIPDLSKKLFADLPKGVVVIDTCNYYPLLRDGTIAGIEESGIDSLWVQEQLGVAIVKVFNSIFATSLNDPGRAKDDKNRIALAVSGDDPKAKDVVFGLVDELGYDPFDIGTIAQSWKQQPGTTIYCRDINLAELKRRVDAMGTDWSEMHDVIIGQHHADESLMAVDTPTWLKSLND is encoded by the coding sequence ATGGATATAGGAATTATTGGGTCAGGCGCGGTAGGAAGTTGCCTGGCCTCCAAATTTGTAAAGCTGGGACACAGGGTTTCCATTGCAAATTCACGGGGACCTGCTTCTTTAAAACAGCTGGCTAAGGAAACCGGCGCAGAGGCCACTACTGTTGAGGATGCCGTCAAGAATAAACAGGTAATCATTGTTTCAATCCCGTCGAAAAACATACCGGATCTTTCCAAAAAACTGTTTGCTGATCTTCCCAAAGGCGTGGTGGTCATTGACACCTGTAATTATTACCCGCTTCTCCGCGACGGGACCATTGCCGGAATTGAAGAAAGTGGTATAGATAGCTTATGGGTTCAGGAGCAATTGGGCGTTGCGATTGTCAAAGTATTCAATTCGATTTTCGCTACAAGCCTCAATGATCCCGGCCGGGCAAAGGATGATAAAAATCGCATTGCATTGGCTGTTTCGGGCGACGACCCCAAGGCGAAGGATGTTGTTTTCGGGCTGGTAGACGAACTGGGCTACGACCCATTCGACATCGGTACGATTGCCCAATCGTGGAAGCAACAGCCGGGTACTACTATTTATTGCAGGGATATTAATCTGGCAGAACTCAAAAGAAGAGTTGATGCAATGGGAACGGACTGGTCTGAAATGCATGACGTAATTATCGGACAACATCACGCTGACGAAAGTTTAATGGCCGTAGATACGCCGACCTGGCTGAAAAGCTTGAACGACTAA
- a CDS encoding DinB family protein, which yields MNDYFDRLFRFNSWANAALGNFLIDNNIEDYDCIRLMSHLQLAQSNWYKRIVGQQEDEPVWQVLELRPLTVELDNNGELWLKYVQTLDPDEFNNWVAYNNLAGQPQENTTQDLLAHVVNHATYHRGQVARRIRELGFTPPTTDYVLFARNFPAKRAI from the coding sequence ATGAACGACTACTTCGATAGGCTTTTTCGTTTTAATAGCTGGGCTAACGCTGCCCTCGGCAATTTTCTAATTGATAATAATATAGAGGATTACGATTGCATTAGGCTAATGAGCCACTTGCAACTGGCGCAGTCAAACTGGTACAAGCGCATTGTGGGTCAGCAGGAGGACGAGCCTGTCTGGCAGGTCCTGGAACTGCGTCCGCTGACCGTCGAACTGGATAATAATGGGGAGCTTTGGCTGAAATACGTCCAAACCCTGGACCCGGACGAGTTCAACAATTGGGTTGCATATAACAATCTGGCCGGTCAGCCTCAGGAAAACACGACCCAGGATTTGCTGGCACACGTAGTCAACCATGCCACTTATCATCGCGGGCAGGTCGCCAGACGTATCAGAGAACTGGGGTTCACCCCTCCGACAACGGATTATGTGCTATTCGCGCGAAATTTTCCTGCAAAGCGGGCGATTTGA
- a CDS encoding helix-turn-helix transcriptional regulator, which yields MKKESDEILVEDIWNEQKKAGLKEFILSESAKQSEERRLRNELLAIQYRMQDYIESENPTNMLRLMDFVKMYLHTLNVTQKKLAELFEMKDSNLHKYLVGERKLNADLVLKLSSFSHVDPEYWFRVEVKNELIEINKEKAKAKDYQKYDYRNLLAAS from the coding sequence ATGAAAAAAGAGAGCGACGAAATTCTGGTAGAGGATATCTGGAATGAGCAAAAAAAGGCTGGTCTGAAAGAGTTTATTCTTTCGGAATCGGCCAAGCAATCAGAAGAAAGAAGGCTGAGGAATGAGTTGCTGGCGATCCAGTATCGAATGCAGGATTACATTGAAAGTGAAAATCCAACCAATATGCTGCGATTAATGGATTTTGTAAAAATGTACCTTCATACATTGAATGTCACACAAAAAAAACTGGCCGAATTGTTTGAAATGAAGGACAGCAACCTTCATAAATATCTGGTTGGAGAAAGAAAATTGAATGCCGATCTTGTTCTCAAACTCAGCTCATTCTCGCATGTTGATCCTGAATACTGGTTCAGGGTGGAAGTTAAAAATGAACTGATTGAAATTAATAAAGAGAAGGCTAAGGCAAAAGATTATCAGAAGTACGATTACCGTAATCTACTGGCGGCTTCTTGA
- a CDS encoding GNAT family N-acetyltransferase, protein MQEHSDFVKIRKMTVADLPFCRHLVNQAGWNQSDADWLRTMELEPEGCLIAEKEGISVATTTTCCFGTCAWIAMVLVDTAFRNQGIAKQMLLHAIRYLENKGMTTIRLDATALGEGLYRKLGFEGEYEVTRFMREPLPGHPAPVRAEQIVVEEVMRDIITLDMLATGADRTMLLRSLMGQRVPFCYTQDDDHQPVSYACTRAGISAVQIGPAVAVTLDAGRQVLDEIIGQLRGETVFIDIPTQNSSAVQWAEVNGFAMQRTFLRMYRGKRIQDFPQFIWASSGPEKG, encoded by the coding sequence ATGCAAGAGCATTCGGATTTTGTGAAAATAAGGAAAATGACCGTAGCTGATCTGCCATTTTGCAGGCATTTGGTCAATCAGGCAGGGTGGAACCAGTCTGATGCAGATTGGCTTCGCACCATGGAATTAGAACCAGAAGGCTGTCTTATAGCAGAAAAAGAAGGAATTTCCGTCGCTACCACCACGACCTGCTGCTTCGGTACATGTGCCTGGATAGCCATGGTGCTGGTCGACACCGCATTCAGGAACCAGGGGATAGCCAAGCAAATGCTGCTGCACGCCATTCGATATCTGGAAAACAAAGGCATGACCACCATTCGACTGGACGCGACGGCATTGGGAGAGGGTTTGTACCGCAAATTGGGGTTTGAAGGAGAATATGAAGTAACACGGTTCATGCGTGAGCCCTTACCCGGACACCCTGCGCCTGTACGCGCCGAACAAATTGTCGTTGAGGAAGTAATGCGAGACATTATCACGCTCGATATGTTAGCCACTGGTGCTGACAGAACTATGCTGCTCCGTAGTCTCATGGGGCAGAGGGTACCATTTTGTTATACCCAGGACGACGATCACCAGCCTGTGAGTTACGCGTGTACCCGGGCAGGAATTTCCGCGGTTCAGATCGGCCCGGCCGTTGCGGTCACTTTGGACGCAGGCCGGCAGGTACTAGACGAAATTATAGGGCAGCTGCGAGGTGAAACGGTTTTTATAGATATTCCCACACAGAACAGTTCGGCGGTTCAATGGGCCGAGGTAAATGGGTTTGCCATGCAACGCACGTTTTTGAGAATGTATCGCGGCAAGCGCATTCAGGATTTTCCGCAATTTATATGGGCGAGTTCGGGACCTGAGAAAGGATAA
- a CDS encoding pirin family protein: MENQVIARKIVTVHAPQAHQGFLGPDHMARAVIQNEFTSSDPFILLMDDVLDKKNDEPVGGPHPHAGFETVSLLLEGEIGDIGHWMKEGDFQMMTAGSGIVHTESIDRKSKMRLLQMWLSLPKADRWTTPRVQDISFANAPHLSENGTKIRLYSGSFAGLTSPVQNYVPLIVADIQLQPGVSMAHELSNSYNAFLYVIEGNVQVGDDGQRLQENQVGWLDQPDGDAQTELILTAGENGGRVILYAGQPQNDPIVSYGPFIADDQEEIRGLYRDFRQGKMGHVSALPAGQRFNY; this comes from the coding sequence ATGGAAAACCAAGTTATTGCCCGAAAAATAGTTACCGTTCACGCTCCGCAGGCTCATCAGGGATTTCTCGGCCCCGACCATATGGCCCGTGCGGTGATACAAAATGAATTTACAAGCAGCGATCCATTCATTTTACTGATGGATGATGTACTCGATAAAAAGAATGATGAACCGGTCGGCGGTCCACATCCACACGCTGGATTTGAAACGGTTTCATTACTGTTGGAAGGCGAGATCGGCGACATTGGACATTGGATGAAGGAGGGTGATTTTCAGATGATGACCGCCGGAAGCGGCATTGTACATACGGAATCCATTGATCGCAAATCTAAAATGCGGTTGCTGCAAATGTGGCTGAGCCTTCCCAAGGCGGACCGCTGGACGACTCCCCGCGTGCAGGATATTTCGTTTGCAAATGCGCCCCATTTGTCTGAAAATGGCACAAAAATCAGGTTGTATAGCGGCTCATTTGCCGGGCTTACCTCGCCGGTTCAAAATTATGTACCGCTCATTGTTGCGGATATTCAGCTGCAACCTGGCGTAAGCATGGCACACGAGCTCAGTAATTCGTACAATGCATTTTTGTATGTGATCGAAGGTAACGTTCAGGTTGGTGATGACGGTCAGCGTTTACAAGAAAACCAAGTGGGATGGCTGGACCAGCCGGACGGTGACGCACAAACTGAACTGATACTGACTGCCGGTGAGAATGGTGGCAGGGTTATTCTTTATGCCGGACAGCCTCAAAACGACCCTATTGTTTCCTACGGGCCATTTATCGCCGATGACCAGGAAGAAATCAGGGGCCTATACCGGGATTTCCGACAAGGCAAAATGGGACACGTCTCGGCTTTACCAGCCGGGCAAAGATTCAACTACTAA